The Archangium primigenium genomic interval CCGCGCCACCCGCATGCGGCCCTTGCGCCCGGCCGCCAGCGCCGCGTCCACCTCGCGCGGCGCCTCCAGCCGGCCCTCCACCAGCGCCCGGTAGCGCTTGTGCACCTGGCCCGCCTCGAAGGCCATGGACAGCGTGCGGTGCACCGCGGGCGTCAGGGCGAACACCACCACCCCCGACGTGTCCCGATCCAACCGGTGCACCACGAACACCTTGCGCTGGAGCTGCGCCTCCAGCACCTCGCGCAAGGAGGGCGCGGCGTCCTCGGCGCGCCCGGGGATGACGAGCATCCCCGCGGGCTTGTCCACCGCGAGCAGCCCCGCGCCCTCGAACAGGACGCGGAGGCCCGGCGTGTCGCTCACTCGTAGTCCGAGGCCGGCACCACCGACACCGACCCCAGCCCCTTGAGCTGCTTCTTCACCACGGACGCCTTGCCCAGGAGCACGATGAGCGGCGCCTGGGGGAAGAGGTACTTGGCCGCCATCTCCTGCGTCTGCCGGGGCTTCACGGCGAACAGCCGCTCGCGGAACTTCTGCACCCAGTCGTCCCCGAGCGCGTGCACCCGGATGTCGGCGATGACGGACGCCACCGACTCGTTCGTCTCCGTGCGCAAGGGGTAGAGCCCCGCCATGTAGCGCTGCGCCTTCTTGAGCTCCGCGGCGGTGATGCCGCTCTCGCGCACCTTGCCCACCTCGGCGAGCGACACGTCGAGCATCTCGCGCGTGCGCTCCGTCTGGGTGAAGGTGGAGATGGCGAAGACACCGCCCACGTCCAGCATCTCGAAGTAGCTGCTGATGCCGTAGGTGAGGCCGCGCTCCACGCGCACCTCGTTCACCAGCCGCGAGGTGAAGCCGCCACCCAGCACGTTGTTCATCGCCGCGGACGGGAAGTAGTCCGCGTGGCCCATGCGGAAGCCCGGGCCGCCCAGGCGCACCTGGGTCTGCGTCTGATCCGGCTTGTCCACCAGGAGGATGCGCCCCGAGGCCATCTTGCCCGTCGCCGGCACGGGCTCGGGCCTCTCCGGGCCGCCCGTCCACCCACCGAAGGCCTTCTCCGCCGCCTCGGCCACCACGCCCGGCGCCACCGCGCCCACCACCGACAGGAGCGCCACCTTGGGCCCCAGCCGCTCGCGGTGGAAGCGCACCAGGTCCTCGCGCGTGAAGGTGCGCACGTGCGCCGCGCTGCCCGACACGTCGTGCCCGTAGGGGTGCTTGCCCCAGAGCGCCCGCGTGAAGGCCCGGTCCGCGATGGACGAGGGGTCATCCAAGTCGTTGGCGAAGCTCGCCAGGGTCCGCTCGCGCGCCAGCTCCACCTCGCGCTCGGGGAAGGACGGCTCGCGCACCATCTCGCCCAGCAGCCCCAGCATCGCCGGGAAGTGCTCGGCGGGGGACGTCACGTAGAAGGACAGCGAGTCCTCGTTGCTGCCCACCGCGAAGCTCGCGCCCACGAACTCGATGGCCTCGTCGAGCTCGTCCGCGCTCAGGCGGGCCGTGCCCCGGCGCATCAGCCGCGCGGTGAAGTCCGCGAGGCCGTGCTTGTCCGCCGGGTCCATGGCGCTGCCCACGCGCAGCACCAGCCGCGCGGCCACGAGCGGCAGGGGGCCCCGCTGGGCCGCCAGCACCTGGAGCCCGCTGGACGTGGTGGTCTCGTGCAGCGCGGGCAGCATCACGCTCCCCGGGGCCGGAGCCGGGGCAGGCGTCGGCGCGGGGGCCGGGGGCTTCGTCACCGGACGCTTGGCGGCCATCACGCCACCTCCTTCGCGTCCACGGCCTCGGCCCCGTCGGCCTCGGGGGCCGCGGGCAGCAGCGTCACCACCGAGCGGCCCTCGGGCGCGAGGTACTTGCGCGCCACCTCCCGCACCTGCTCGTTGGTGGCCGCGGCGTACACGGACGGCAGGCTCAGGCCGTCGCGCCACGAGCCGAGCAGCGCCTCGTAGTGGCCCATGGCGTGGGCCCGGCCGCTGTTGGTGGCCAGCTCCCGCAGGTGATCCGAGCGCAGGTTGTTCTTGGCCTTCTGCAGCTCGCGCTCGGTGAGGCCGTCCTTCACCAGCCGCTCCAGCTCGGCGTAGAGCGCCTGCTCCACCTCGCGGGGGTTGGAGTCCGGCTTGAGCTCCAGGAAGAAGAGGATGATGCCCGGGTCCAGGCGCCAGCCCCAGTCCACGCCCACGGAGACGGCGAGCTGGGTGTCGTAGACGAGCTTCTTGACCAGGCGGCTGCCCTCGCCCCGGGTGAGCGCGTACTGGAGGATGTCCAGGAGGAAGGTGTCCTGCTCGCGCGCGGCGGGGCCGCGGTAGGCGATCATCAGCGCGGGGGACTGGGCCGGGTGGCGCACCTCGGCGCGGCGCTCGCCCCGCTGGTCCGGCTCGGCGTTGAGCACGGGCGCGGGCGTGGGGCCCCGGGGGATGTCCCCGTAGTACTTGCGCACGAGCGCCAGGGTCTTCTTCGGATCGATGTCCCCGACGATGTAGAGCACCGCGTTGTTGGGGGCGTAGTAGGTGCGGAAGTACTGCTCGCAGTCCTGGCGGGTGATGTTCTCGATGTCCTTCATCCACCCGATGACGGGCCAGCGGTAGGCGTGCGCCTTCCACACGAGCGTGCCCAACTCCTCGTCCATGATGCCGGTGATGTCGTTGTCCACCCGGACGCGGCGCTCCTCCATCACCACCTGGCGCTCGCTGGTGAGGGCGGTGTCGTTGATGCGCAAGGAGCGCATGCGGTCCGACTCCAGGTCGAGCACCGTCTCCAGCGCGTCCGAGGCGAAGTCCTCGTAGTACACCGTCATGTCCGTGGACGTGTACGCGTTGGAGCGGCCCCCGTTGGACTCGAGCACCTGGTCGAACTTCTTCGGGCCGTACTTCT includes:
- a CDS encoding pseudouridine synthase, whose protein sequence is MSDTPGLRVLFEGAGLLAVDKPAGMLVIPGRAEDAAPSLREVLEAQLQRKVFVVHRLDRDTSGVVVFALTPAVHRTLSMAFEAGQVHKRYRALVEGRLEAPREVDAALAAGRKGRMRVARPGEEGKPSVTRFKPVEGFAAATLVEAEPLTGRTHQIRVHLLSIGHPLLVDHQYGRDTAWTARELGGVGEGEVLARTPLHAARLEWPALPGVEPRVLESPLPEDMAGAVALLRARALS
- a CDS encoding M16 family metallopeptidase, which encodes MAAKRPVTKPPAPAPTPAPAPAPGSVMLPALHETTTSSGLQVLAAQRGPLPLVAARLVLRVGSAMDPADKHGLADFTARLMRRGTARLSADELDEAIEFVGASFAVGSNEDSLSFYVTSPAEHFPAMLGLLGEMVREPSFPEREVELARERTLASFANDLDDPSSIADRAFTRALWGKHPYGHDVSGSAAHVRTFTREDLVRFHRERLGPKVALLSVVGAVAPGVVAEAAEKAFGGWTGGPERPEPVPATGKMASGRILLVDKPDQTQTQVRLGGPGFRMGHADYFPSAAMNNVLGGGFTSRLVNEVRVERGLTYGISSYFEMLDVGGVFAISTFTQTERTREMLDVSLAEVGKVRESGITAAELKKAQRYMAGLYPLRTETNESVASVIADIRVHALGDDWVQKFRERLFAVKPRQTQEMAAKYLFPQAPLIVLLGKASVVKKQLKGLGSVSVVPASDYE
- a CDS encoding M16 family metallopeptidase, with product MAKAQAKPAPRVADPILQSLFDVQEATLPNGLRVRLLANPQTPVVSLYTFFQVGSRNERPGITGISHLFEHMMFNGAKKYGPKKFDQVLESNGGRSNAYTSTDMTVYYEDFASDALETVLDLESDRMRSLRINDTALTSERQVVMEERRVRVDNDITGIMDEELGTLVWKAHAYRWPVIGWMKDIENITRQDCEQYFRTYYAPNNAVLYIVGDIDPKKTLALVRKYYGDIPRGPTPAPVLNAEPDQRGERRAEVRHPAQSPALMIAYRGPAAREQDTFLLDILQYALTRGEGSRLVKKLVYDTQLAVSVGVDWGWRLDPGIILFFLELKPDSNPREVEQALYAELERLVKDGLTERELQKAKNNLRSDHLRELATNSGRAHAMGHYEALLGSWRDGLSLPSVYAAATNEQVREVARKYLAPEGRSVVTLLPAAPEADGAEAVDAKEVA